Proteins encoded within one genomic window of bacterium:
- a CDS encoding RidA family protein produces the protein MATVQERLTALGISLPAPNAAVANYLPVVELDGWIYVSGQLPMANGALTCTGKVGADVGVDDAYQAARLCAINGLALIKSALGGGDDALENVRIVRVGGFVASAEGFTGQPKVINGASDLLVEVLGDNGRHARAAVGVAELPLGAAVEVEFVAKKLG, from the coding sequence ATGGCCACGGTTCAAGAACGCCTCACGGCGCTCGGCATCTCTCTTCCTGCCCCCAATGCGGCGGTCGCCAACTACCTCCCGGTCGTGGAGCTGGACGGCTGGATCTACGTCTCGGGCCAGTTGCCCATGGCGAACGGCGCTTTGACCTGCACCGGCAAGGTGGGCGCCGACGTCGGCGTCGATGATGCTTACCAGGCCGCGCGCCTCTGCGCCATCAACGGCCTGGCCCTGATCAAGAGCGCGCTGGGCGGCGGGGACGATGCCCTCGAGAACGTGCGGATCGTGCGCGTCGGCGGCTTCGTGGCGAGCGCTGAGGGCTTCACGGGCCAGCCCAAGGTCATCAACGGCGCTTCGGACCTCCTGGTCGAGGTGCTGGGGGACAACGGCCGCCATGCGCGTGCCGCGGTGGGCGTGGCCGAGCTGCCCCTGGGGGCGGCCGTCGAGGTCGAGTTCGTCGCCAAGAAGCTCGGCTGA
- a CDS encoding FAD-binding protein — MWPERVVPVAELEKELRATISGEVRFDAGSRALYASDASSFREVPIGVVIPKSVEDVLQTLAVCRRFGAPILSRGGGTSLAGQCCNFAVVLDFSKYLNRILELAPAEKRARVEPGIILDSLREAAEAHHLTFGPDPATHSRCTLGGMIGNNACGVHAQMAGKTSENIFELEIATYDGLRMRVRNHYEDHELDAIIQEGGRRGEIFGRLRALRDKYADLIRAKFPPIPRNISGYPLYYLLPEHGFNLAGALVGTESTCVTILEATTRLVDSPPVKSLVVLGFPDIYTACDRLPDILACEPIALEGMDDELISYMQKKHLHTEHLDLLPPGRGWLIAQFGGQNREEADRGAKALLDALRAGPNPPEMRLFDLSEKEVQLWGIRESAVGATAMVPGMGDTWPGWEDSAVAPAKLGAYLRDLRALMNRYGYHGAYYGHFGQGCLHCRIDFDMASAEGIKLYRAFMEEAADLVVRYGGSFSGEHGDGQARAELLPKMFGPELMEAFREFKSIWDPEGKMNPGKMVNPYPLDAHLRLGTGYNPPNPKTHFKFPEEGGSFAHAALRCVGVGKCRRIEGGTMCPSFMVTREEKHSTRGRGHALFEMLQGDVLKGGWRDPHVKEALDLCLSCKGCKAECPVNVDMATYKAEFLSHYYEGRLRPRSAYAMGLINRWARLASRLPAIANFLTQAPIVSELAKRLAGIAPERDFPAFAPETFRAWFRRRERRNEGEARVILWADTFNDHFHPEVAKAGVEVLEAAGFQVVVPDEPLCCGRPLYDYGFLDKAEAQLTQILEVLRPEIRAGIPIVGLEPSCMAVFRDELTNLFPHDEDAKRLKQQAFMLSEFLDQKAPDFELPALSGKAVVHGHCHHKAVLDFRTERRLIDRLGLDWHEPDTGCCGMAGSFGFEEDKCDVSIKVGERLLLPAVREAGDEVLVVTDGFSCREQIAQGTGRHALHLAEVIRDGLRAEGRLAEPEAETIGEEARALSRIPLMVGAGALAIAGLLAWGAMQRRRG, encoded by the coding sequence ATGTGGCCGGAGCGGGTGGTCCCGGTCGCGGAGCTCGAAAAGGAGCTGCGCGCCACGATATCCGGCGAGGTGCGCTTCGACGCCGGCTCTCGCGCCCTCTACGCTTCCGACGCCTCGAGCTTCCGGGAAGTCCCCATCGGGGTGGTGATCCCGAAGAGCGTCGAGGACGTCCTGCAGACGCTCGCCGTCTGCCGCCGTTTCGGGGCGCCGATCCTCTCCCGGGGCGGCGGCACCAGCCTCGCGGGCCAGTGCTGCAACTTCGCCGTCGTGCTCGACTTCTCGAAGTACCTCAACCGCATCCTGGAGCTGGCTCCCGCCGAGAAGCGGGCCCGCGTCGAGCCGGGCATCATCCTTGACTCCCTGCGTGAGGCCGCAGAGGCGCACCACCTCACCTTCGGCCCCGATCCCGCCACCCACAGCCGCTGCACCCTCGGCGGGATGATCGGCAACAACGCGTGTGGCGTCCACGCCCAGATGGCCGGCAAGACCTCCGAGAACATCTTCGAGCTCGAGATTGCGACCTATGATGGCCTGCGCATGAGGGTCCGCAACCACTACGAGGATCACGAGCTCGATGCGATCATCCAGGAGGGTGGCCGGCGCGGCGAGATCTTCGGGCGCCTCAGGGCCCTGCGGGACAAGTACGCCGACCTCATCCGGGCGAAGTTCCCGCCGATTCCGCGCAACATCTCCGGCTATCCCCTCTACTACTTGTTGCCGGAGCACGGCTTCAACCTCGCCGGTGCCCTGGTCGGCACCGAGAGCACGTGCGTCACGATCCTCGAAGCCACGACGCGCCTGGTCGATAGCCCACCCGTGAAGAGCCTCGTGGTCCTCGGCTTCCCGGATATCTACACCGCCTGCGATCGCCTGCCCGATATCCTCGCGTGCGAGCCGATCGCCCTCGAGGGCATGGACGACGAGCTCATCTCGTACATGCAGAAGAAGCACCTCCACACCGAGCACCTGGACCTCCTGCCACCGGGAAGGGGCTGGCTGATCGCGCAATTCGGCGGCCAGAACCGCGAGGAGGCCGATCGGGGGGCGAAGGCCCTCTTGGACGCGTTGCGAGCAGGGCCCAATCCGCCGGAGATGCGCCTCTTCGACCTTTCGGAGAAGGAGGTCCAGCTCTGGGGAATCAGGGAATCGGCCGTCGGTGCCACGGCCATGGTGCCGGGGATGGGAGACACCTGGCCGGGCTGGGAGGATTCCGCGGTCGCCCCGGCGAAGCTCGGCGCTTACCTGCGCGATCTGCGCGCCTTGATGAACCGGTATGGCTATCACGGTGCCTACTACGGCCACTTTGGGCAGGGATGCCTGCACTGCCGGATCGACTTTGACATGGCGTCGGCGGAGGGCATCAAGCTCTACCGCGCCTTCATGGAGGAAGCCGCAGACCTGGTGGTCCGCTACGGCGGCTCCTTCTCGGGCGAGCACGGCGACGGCCAGGCCCGGGCCGAGCTCTTGCCCAAGATGTTCGGGCCGGAGCTCATGGAGGCCTTTAGGGAGTTCAAGTCCATCTGGGATCCCGAGGGCAAGATGAACCCCGGCAAGATGGTGAATCCCTACCCTCTGGACGCGCACCTGAGGCTGGGCACCGGGTACAACCCGCCGAACCCGAAGACCCACTTCAAGTTCCCCGAGGAGGGCGGCAGCTTCGCCCATGCGGCCCTGCGCTGCGTGGGGGTCGGCAAGTGCCGCCGGATCGAGGGCGGCACCATGTGCCCGAGCTTCATGGTGACCCGCGAGGAGAAACATTCGACCCGCGGCCGGGGCCATGCGCTCTTCGAGATGCTGCAGGGCGACGTCCTGAAGGGCGGCTGGCGCGACCCGCACGTGAAGGAGGCGCTCGACTTGTGCCTCTCTTGCAAGGGTTGCAAGGCCGAGTGTCCCGTGAACGTGGACATGGCCACCTACAAGGCCGAGTTCCTCTCCCACTACTACGAGGGCCGTTTGCGCCCCCGCTCGGCGTACGCGATGGGCCTCATCAACCGGTGGGCACGTCTGGCCTCTCGCCTGCCTGCGATCGCGAACTTCCTGACGCAGGCGCCGATCGTCTCCGAGCTGGCCAAGCGCTTGGCGGGTATCGCGCCGGAGCGCGACTTTCCGGCCTTCGCCCCCGAGACCTTCAGGGCCTGGTTCCGCCGGCGCGAGCGCCGAAACGAAGGCGAGGCGCGGGTCATCCTCTGGGCGGACACCTTCAACGACCACTTCCACCCGGAGGTGGCCAAGGCCGGCGTCGAGGTGCTCGAAGCGGCCGGGTTCCAGGTCGTCGTGCCCGACGAGCCCCTCTGCTGCGGCCGCCCCCTCTACGACTACGGCTTTCTCGACAAGGCCGAGGCTCAGCTGACGCAGATCCTCGAGGTCCTGAGGCCGGAGATCAGGGCCGGCATCCCGATCGTGGGCCTGGAACCGAGCTGCATGGCCGTCTTCCGCGACGAGTTGACCAACCTCTTTCCCCATGACGAAGACGCCAAGCGCCTCAAGCAGCAGGCGTTCATGCTCAGCGAGTTCCTGGACCAGAAGGCACCCGATTTCGAACTGCCCGCGCTCTCGGGGAAAGCCGTGGTGCACGGCCACTGCCACCACAAAGCCGTCCTGGACTTCAGGACGGAGCGTCGCCTCATCGATCGCCTCGGCCTCGACTGGCACGAGCCGGACACGGGCTGCTGCGGCATGGCGGGCTCGTTCGGGTTCGAAGAGGACAAGTGCGACGTCTCGATCAAGGTCGGAGAGCGCTTGCTCTTGCCTGCCGTGAGGGAGGCCGGCGACGAGGTCCTCGTCGTGACGGACGGCTTCAGCTGCCGGGAGCAGATCGCCCAGGGAACGGGCCGCCATGCCCTTCACCTGGCGGAGGTGATCCGCGACGGCCTGCGCGCCGAGGGGCGACTGGCCGAGCCCGAAGCGGAGACGATCGGCGAGGAAGCCCGCGCTCTATCCCGCATCCCCCTCATGGTCGGGGCGGGGGCGCTTGCGATCGCCGGCCTCTTGGCCTGGGGGGCCATGCAGCGCAGGCGGGGCTAG